A single genomic interval of Dromiciops gliroides isolate mDroGli1 chromosome 1, mDroGli1.pri, whole genome shotgun sequence harbors:
- the LY6D gene encoding lymphocyte antigen 6D codes for MKSFLMLLAVAAITIGQAQALQCHVCRSSDNCKKPEYCPNSSQFCKTTINYQQLSGNLVNKECADYCMEQKIEAGQTKSQIRCCKSDLCNVKVENSAPVHTFLSNAVLALSLTLALVSVFYWPSL; via the exons atgaagtctttcctgatgctCCTGGCAGTGGCAGCCATCACCATAGGGCAAG CCCAAGCCCTCCAGTGTCATGTCTGTCGAAGTTCTGACAACTGCAAGAAACCAGAATACTGCCCTAATTCTTCTCAGTTTTGCAAAACAACTATCAACT ACCAGCAATTATCGGGGAACCTTGTGAATAAGGAATGTGCTGACTACTGTATGGAGCAGAAAATTGAGGCGGGCCAGACCAAATCCCAGATCCGGTGCTGTAAAAGTGACCTGTGCAATGTTAAAGTCGAGAACTCAGCTCCTGTCCACACGTTCCTCAGCAATGCTGTCCTGGCCCTCAGCCTTACCCTGGCACTGGTCTCTGTCTTCTACTGGCCCAGCCTGTAA